Within Winogradskyella helgolandensis, the genomic segment AAATAGTTCCGGTTAAAGAAAACAGTATTGTTGAGCCTGAAATTGAAATCGAATCTGAACCTATAATAGAGATTCAGGAACATGTCAAATCCACTATAGAGCCCATTTCAGAGCCAGAAGTTAAATCTGAGTTTGTTGAGACAGAACAAGACAGTGTAGCTAATGAAAAACCTAAAGCAAAATCGAGTTTAGAGAAGTTTATTGGTGAAAACATTCTGAACAAAATAGGCATTGTTATCACAATTATTGGTGTTGCTATTGGTGCAAAATACTCCATTGAAAATGATTTAATTAGCCCATTAACACGAATTATTCTAGGCTATTTTACTGCTATAGGCTTACTTGGTTTTGGCATCAAACTCAAAAAGAAATATGAAGCGTACAGTGCTGTTTTAGTGAGTGGCTCAATTGTAATCTTATATTTTATTACATTTTTCGCTTATAACTTTTACGATTTAATTCCGCAGATGCCTACGTTTGCGCTCATGGTGATTTTTACAGCATTCACAGTTGTTGCAGCCATAAGTTATAACCGACAAGTTATTGCTCATATTGGTTTGGTTGGTGCTTATGCCGTTCCGTTTTTGTTGAGTGATGGCTCTGGACGCATAGAAGTATTGTTCAGTTATACGGCTATTGTTAATATCGGCATTTTAATTATTTCATTCAAAAAATATTGGAAATCACTGTACTATTCAGCCTTTGTTTTTACATGGCTAATTTTTGGATCTTGGTTCTTTTCCGAATACTTTGAAGATGAACAATTTAGTTTGGCATTAAGCTTTTTAACTATATTTTTTATTATATTTTATATGACATTTTTAGCCTATAAAATGTTGAAAAAAGAAGTGTTTCAATCGAGTGATGTGGTGCTGCTGCTTCTTAATTCATTTTTATTTTATGGCTTTGGTTTTGCGATTTTAGATAACCATGAAACAGGTACACATTTATTAGGGTTATTTACACTTGGAAATGCGGTTACCCATTTTATAGTAAGTGTAATTTTCTATAAAATGAAATTAGGAGATAAGAACTTGTTTTATTTAGCTTCAGCTATGGTTTTGGTATTTATTACCATTACAATTCCTGTGCAGTTAGATGGCAATTGGGTGACGTTACTTTGGGTAAGTGAAGCCGCTTTATTGTTCTGGCTAGGACGAACAAAAGGCATTAAAGTGTACGAGAAATTATCGTATCCCTTAATGATTTTAGCATTTTTAAGTCTTCTACAAGATTGGTCTTTTGCATACAGTGCTTATTATGGCTTAGATGTGGAGGATCAAATAACTACGGTTTTTAACATTCATTTTTTGACCTCGTTATTATTCGTTTCTGCATTTGGAGTTATAGTTTGGTTGTCACTTAGAGACGAATATACTTCAGCTTTAAAGCCAACTTCAAATTGGTCTCGTTTGTTAACCTATGTCATTCCCTCTATATTAGTATTTAGTGCTTATTATGCCTTTAGATTAGAAATTGAACTGTATTGGGATCAATTGTATCATACGACTAAAATTATAATACCTTCTGAGGATACTTATGATAAGTCTATCTTTAATTATGATTTAAGGGATTTTAAAACCGTTTGGATTCTCAATTATTCGTTATTATTTGTGGCTTTGTTGTCGTTTATAAATTTCAAGTTGATAAAAAACACCTTATTAGAGAAAATCATTTTAGGCTTCACTGTAATGAGCATATTTGTGTTCTTAATTCAAGGTTTATTAGCTTTAAGTGATTTGAGAGAAAGCTATTTAGACTCTTCAGAATATTTTGCGCAAAGCAGTTTTTATTTATGGATTCGCTATGTGTCGTTTATCTTTTTAGCTATAGCATTATTTACGTGTTACAAGTTTATAAAACGTGAAGGCATTTCTAAAGCATTCAAAATTGGGTACGATGTTTTATTGCATATATCCATTATTTGGGTGTTGAGTAGTGAGCTTATTCATTGGATGGATATATCGGAATCCACGCAGTCTTACAAACTAGGATTAAGCATACTTTGGGGAGTATATTCATTCCTTTTAATTGCTTTTGGTATATGGAAAGACAAAGCTTACTTACGAATTGGAGGTATGATTTTCTTTGGAATTACCTTAATAAAACTCTTCTTTTACGATATTGTGCATCTTAATACCATTTCAAAAACCATTGTGTTTGTATCGCTTGGTGTGCTACTTTTAATCATTTCATTTTTATACAATAAATACAAAAACCAGATTACAGATGACGTTAACGACTAGACTATTCATTGGTTTTCTTATTGGTTGTTCTACCTTTTGCACAGCGCAGATGGCAACTTATAACTATAAAAGAACTTTAGATGATGTAACTGATGAGTGGCACAAACTCACGTTGCCAGATGCCGTATTTGGAAAGGTGAAATCTGATTTGTCAGATCTTCGGATTTATGGAACAACGGTAAATGATACCGTTGAAGCACCATATTTATTAAAGATTTTTTCTGATAAAATAATTCATAAAACGATTCCATTTGATATAATCAACAAATCAAAAGGGAGTAATGGTTATTATTTTACATTTCAGTTGCATTCCGAAGCAACAATCAATCAAATCAATTTAAATTTTAAAGAGCAAAATTTTGATTGGAAAATTGAACTTCAGGGTAGTCAGGACCAACAAGAATGGTTTACATTACTTGAGGATTACCGAATTCTATCAATTAAAAACGAAACAACCGATTATAAATTCACAAAACTTGTTTTTCCTGATGCTAAATACAGTTTTTTTAGGCTTATAGTGAAACACAACGAGCAACCAGAATTGGTGTCTGCGCAATTAGCTGAACATGAAATTTCAGGTGGAAGTTTTATTGAACATCATATCAAAAAGTTTGAGACTAATGATGTTAAGAAAATTAAAACCACGGAAATTAATTTAGAGTTAGACCAACCCGTTTCGATAAGTCAAATACAAATTGACGTGAGTAACACGTTTGATTATTACAGACCACTAAAAATCGAGTACCGGAATGATAGTGTTAAAACAGAAAAAGGATGGAATTACTATTATAAAACCATAACAAATGGCACCTTAAATTCGCTTGAAGCGAATAGTTTTAATTTTGATAACACCATTGCAAAGCACTTAAAGTTAATTATTTACAATAGTGATAATCAACCGTTGTCTATTGGTAAGGTTTCTATAAAAGGTTATGAACATCAGTTAATTGCTAGGTTTACTGAGCCTGCAGATTATATGTTGGTTTATGGGAATTCTTCCGTTAGAAAACCAAATTATGATATTGCTAAATTTACCAGTAAAATTCCAAATTCTTTGGATGCTTTAAGTATTGGAAACGAGGAAATTATTGAGAAACTAGAACAGCCAAAAGTGAAACCGCTATTTGAAAATAGCTATTGGCTTTGGGGTGTAATTGGTGTCGTTATTTTAATTCTTGGAGGCTTTACTTTGGGGATGATGAGGAAGAGTTAGGGTTTGTTATTTATTAAGTTTATCAAAGTATTTAGTTCTATAAAATTTGTTTACATCTCTACTAATAGTGTCCTGATTATATTTTGTAATATAATATTCAAAATCAGATTCTGTTGTTTTAAAAAGTGAATCTCCTATGTTTAACTTATTATGAATAAAAAAAGGAATTTCTTTATTCCATTTATTATCTATCCTAATAGTTCTCGTTCTACCGTTATTTGTATTTAAAAATAAATTCGTAATTTTTCCTGAGTAGTATGAGTTGTGTATGCTTTTGTATTTTTTTTCCAGAAAACTCAATGAATTATTTTGAATTAATGAAATGGTTATAATTATTATGAGTATTGGAATAAAAACTAAAGCTAAAGCCCTCTTTATTGATTTCTCTTGCTTTATTAATTCAGTTTCATTTTTCGGACTCATTAATTATAACACTAAAAAATATTAATCTACAATCTTCCCATCAACCATTGTTAACTTTCGGTCTGCCATAGCAGCTAATTCTTGGTTATGCGTAACGATGACAAAGGTCTGATTAAACTCATCCCTTAATTTAAAGAATAAGTTGTGTAATTGATCTGCCGATTCGCTATCTAAATTTCCAGACGGTTCATCAGCAAAAATAATATTTGGATTGTTTATTAAAGCTCTTGCGACAGCAACACGTTGTTGTTCGCCTCCAGACATGCTATTAGGTTTATGATGGATGCGTTCACTTAAACCTAAATAATCTAGTAATTCTTTTGCGCGTTTTTCGGCATCAGCTTTTGGTGTGTTGTGAATAAAAGCAGGAATGCAGACGTTTTCTAAAGCCGTAAATTCTGGTAACAACTGATGAAACTGAAATATAAAACCAATATTCTTATTTCTAAACTTTGCTAAAGCTTTATCATTTAAAGTTTTAATGGATTGATCGTTTATAATTAATTCAGTGTCTGACTTATAATCGGGTTTGTCTAAGGTTCCTAAAATTTGAAGTAGGGTGGTTTTACCAGCACCAGAAGCTCCAACGATAGAAATAATTTCACCTTCTAAAATGGTTAAGTCAACACCTTTTAAGACTTGAAGATCTTTATAGGCTTTCTTAATTTGCTTTGCGGAAATAACAGTTTTACTCATACGATGTGAAATTAATACTTAATGGATTAATGTACAATACTAATAGGTAGATTTATTAATTATAAGAATATGCTTAAATTTACTACGGTCTATAAATTGTCAAACTCGCATAAAAATTATTGCTTAAATGCTAAAATGACAGCCGAAATTTATTTGGAATAATAATTGATTCACTTAAAGTAATTAATACACTTACATGAATAAATACAAAAAATTAGTATTTGGTCTTCTTTTAGATGCTTTGGGCCTAGTCTCATTTATAATCCCAGGAATCGGTGAGTTCTCAGATATTATTTGGGCACCAATATCGGGTTGGTTAATGACTAAATTATATAAAGGAAAAGCAGGTAAAGTAGCAGGAGTCATTTCTTTAATAGAGGAAGGATTGCCTGGCTTTGATGTGATACCAACATTTACTTTAATGTGGTTTTATACCTATGTTTTTAAAAAGGAGACTATTGAAAATAAAGCATAAAAAAAGCACTCAAATTGAGTGCTTTTTTTAACTGTATTACAAAAAACAATTACTGAACTTCTACAGCAAATGTAACTTGTACATCTGTGCTACCACCAGCATTTGCAGATGTTCCGTCATTAGGTTTTGTTGGTTCGTGGATCAACTCTATAGTAAGAGAACCAGTTCCAGCATTACCTGTAGTTAGTGTTGTTAGAATGCCTATTGGATTACCGTCAACATCTGAATCATCTTTTGTAATAGTGATATCTGAGATTGATGGCGTGTAAAAGAACTCATGTTCGTCACCTTCTTCTTGTACTTCTAATGTGATATTATCAGCAGGACTTTCAGTTTCATTCAATAATTGAATGGTTCCAGTATATGTTGTATTTGCGGTTAATGGACCAGAAATATCATAAGTTCCGTCTGCACCACCTTCACCATCTAAATCTTGAAACTCTAAAGTCACAAAATCTACTCCGTTAGTAAGCGTGTACTTAACGGTAGTTATAAGTTCTTCTTCATGGTCATGATTATCGTGGTCGTCATCATCACTAGAGCAGCTTACAAAAGCGATACTTGACATAAAAAGCACGGCTAATAATTTAATTGTTTTAATTGATTTGATATTTTTCATAATTTTAATTTTTTGTATTAATAATTGATTTTTATTTTTAAGTTAATATTTCTGCCTAATTCTTCAGAGAAATAACGTTGCCTATTTAAATACTCATTGTAATTCGTATTAAATAAATTTTCGATATTAAGTTCTAGTTTCAATGATCCGGTTTTAAATGCTTTAAAACTAACGGTGCTATTAAAACTCAATAGAGAATAAGCAGCAGGTGTAGAGCTAATGTCTACATATACATCCTCTTGTAATACAGGATCGAATGTATAAAAGTTGTAATCTGGATATTTGTTTTGTTGTAATACAGTTTTGTGAGTTAAACTAATTGATAATTGGTTCAATTCATTATTATAATAGGATATACTATTTGTAAAATTTGTTGAAGGCATATGAATGAGTGGTATGTCTTCTGAAAGGTTATCACCTTTTAAAAGGCTCAAATTGCCTTTGTAATTAAATCTATTGGTGATTTTTTTATTGATATCAATATCAACACCAAATATTTGTGCGTTAATCTGATTGTATTCCCAAACCGGAAATGCACCTCTTATTGTAGTGGTTATACCAACAGGAATAAGTTGGATATAATCATTAATGGATTTAAAATAAGGACTAATTGAAAATCCAAAATCTTGATTATTATGCTCAAAAGACACGGCAAATTTATTAGCAACCTCTTTGTTTAACGTTAATAATCCGGTTTCAATTCTTGCGGCACTATGATGCAAACCATCGCTGAACAATTCTGAAGGATTAGGGACTCGGGTTGCTAAACCATAATTAACAAATAACGATAGGTCATTATTAAATTGCTTTGAATACCCTAAGTTAGCAGAAATGTTATGAAATGTAAATTCAGGACGTGTTAAAATCTTAGAATTATCGATGTCATTAGTTTCAAACTGTGGAAATAATTCATCGTAGTTATACGTGTCATTCCAATCTGTTAGATTGTACCGCTTTTCAGCTTCAATTCTCGTATAATCATAACGTGCTCCAGCACTTATTTCAGAAGAGTCATTTAAATCATAATTTCCTATAAGATAAACACTCGCGTCATACTTATCAAAATCTGGAATTAAAGGACTTACACCTGTACCCGAAACGGCATCGTTTTGCTGATAACGAACCAATACACCTGCATCTAGTTTTAAATTTTCTATATAATCTATTAACAAATTAGATTGTAAAGAATTTGTAAATAATCTAAGATCTATAACAGGCGTGTCTGCTAAATCACCTCTTCTTAAATCGAATTCTTTTCGTCTATTAATTTGCATATCGTACTGAACGGTTAGCTTTCCTAGATTTTTAAACCGTTTATAGGCTTCAATCTTAGCTAAATGATGCAAAATATTTTGTTTAGGATAATCTATAGTATATGAGAAATCTTCAATGACACGAGGTTCTCTACTATTTATGGCAGCAACCAAATCTCCGACATTACCAATATGTGATGCTTGTAAAATAGCAAACTCATTACTCACAACGCTATAGTAGGCGTCAAACCCTTTTTCAAAAGTTCTATAACCAACTCTAGCAGAAGCGTTGAGATTTTTTAAACCGCTATTGGTTAAATAATAATCAGGTGCTTTAAAATCTCCAAATTGTTTGTAGCTTGTTTGGATTCTACCATAAAACCCAGATTTATAGGTTTTAATAAGTTCAGAATTAATATTACCACCACGTCCATTTGAATTTAACGATAACATAGTGCTACCAAATAAACTATCTTGAGCCACATAGCGTTTAGGCTGTATAAGAATTAATCCTCCAATAGCATCACTTCCATATTTTAAAGTATTTGCTCCCTTAATGACTTCGACCTTGTTGCTCGCATTAATATCAATATTTGGTGCGTGTTCGTCTCCCCATTCTTGGTCGAACATACGCACATTGTTATTAATGATTAACAAACGACTACTATGCAAACCGTGAATCATTGGTTTTACAATCGTATTTCCTGTATTTAATGACGATACGCCACTCACAGAATTTAGCGCATCACCTAATGATTTATCGGTGTATTTTTCTAAGTCAGCTTTATTTAAAGATTGCTCAATGCTAGTACCTTCTGTTTTTAAGTGAGAACTTACCACAACTTCATTGAGTTCTTCTAAATGATGCTCTAAGGAAATAACTTTAAAAACGTCATTTTCAATTGTGTACGAGACTGTTTTTGTTTCGCATCCAATATGAGATATCGTCAATGTTAAGGTGCCAGTACATAAATTTTCAATTTTGAATTTCCCATCAAAATCTGAAATTAAATACTTATCACTTTCTATAATGTGAACAGTAGCAGATTCTATTGGTGTTCCGTCATGAAAATCTTTGATTTCGCCTAAAAAAATATAATTGCAATTTTGACTGTAGCTAAAGCTAGAAATAGCTATAACTAAGCAA encodes:
- a CDS encoding DUF2339 domain-containing protein — encoded protein: MATNQELIDKLIEKLELLFKKQAEFSSEIESLKAELYHLKSGTIEEEIVPVKENSIVEPEIEIESEPIIEIQEHVKSTIEPISEPEVKSEFVETEQDSVANEKPKAKSSLEKFIGENILNKIGIVITIIGVAIGAKYSIENDLISPLTRIILGYFTAIGLLGFGIKLKKKYEAYSAVLVSGSIVILYFITFFAYNFYDLIPQMPTFALMVIFTAFTVVAAISYNRQVIAHIGLVGAYAVPFLLSDGSGRIEVLFSYTAIVNIGILIISFKKYWKSLYYSAFVFTWLIFGSWFFSEYFEDEQFSLALSFLTIFFIIFYMTFLAYKMLKKEVFQSSDVVLLLLNSFLFYGFGFAILDNHETGTHLLGLFTLGNAVTHFIVSVIFYKMKLGDKNLFYLASAMVLVFITITIPVQLDGNWVTLLWVSEAALLFWLGRTKGIKVYEKLSYPLMILAFLSLLQDWSFAYSAYYGLDVEDQITTVFNIHFLTSLLFVSAFGVIVWLSLRDEYTSALKPTSNWSRLLTYVIPSILVFSAYYAFRLEIELYWDQLYHTTKIIIPSEDTYDKSIFNYDLRDFKTVWILNYSLLFVALLSFINFKLIKNTLLEKIILGFTVMSIFVFLIQGLLALSDLRESYLDSSEYFAQSSFYLWIRYVSFIFLAIALFTCYKFIKREGISKAFKIGYDVLLHISIIWVLSSELIHWMDISESTQSYKLGLSILWGVYSFLLIAFGIWKDKAYLRIGGMIFFGITLIKLFFYDIVHLNTISKTIVFVSLGVLLLIISFLYNKYKNQITDDVND
- a CDS encoding DUF3999 family protein; translation: MTLTTRLFIGFLIGCSTFCTAQMATYNYKRTLDDVTDEWHKLTLPDAVFGKVKSDLSDLRIYGTTVNDTVEAPYLLKIFSDKIIHKTIPFDIINKSKGSNGYYFTFQLHSEATINQINLNFKEQNFDWKIELQGSQDQQEWFTLLEDYRILSIKNETTDYKFTKLVFPDAKYSFFRLIVKHNEQPELVSAQLAEHEISGGSFIEHHIKKFETNDVKKIKTTEINLELDQPVSISQIQIDVSNTFDYYRPLKIEYRNDSVKTEKGWNYYYKTITNGTLNSLEANSFNFDNTIAKHLKLIIYNSDNQPLSIGKVSIKGYEHQLIARFTEPADYMLVYGNSSVRKPNYDIAKFTSKIPNSLDALSIGNEEIIEKLEQPKVKPLFENSYWLWGVIGVVILILGGFTLGMMRKS
- a CDS encoding ABC transporter ATP-binding protein, giving the protein MSKTVISAKQIKKAYKDLQVLKGVDLTILEGEIISIVGASGAGKTTLLQILGTLDKPDYKSDTELIINDQSIKTLNDKALAKFRNKNIGFIFQFHQLLPEFTALENVCIPAFIHNTPKADAEKRAKELLDYLGLSERIHHKPNSMSGGEQQRVAVARALINNPNIIFADEPSGNLDSESADQLHNLFFKLRDEFNQTFVIVTHNQELAAMADRKLTMVDGKIVD
- a CDS encoding type 1 periplasmic binding fold superfamily protein, whose product is MKNIKSIKTIKLLAVLFMSSIAFVSCSSDDDDHDNHDHEEELITTVKYTLTNGVDFVTLEFQDLDGEGGADGTYDISGPLTANTTYTGTIQLLNETESPADNITLEVQEEGDEHEFFYTPSISDITITKDDSDVDGNPIGILTTLTTGNAGTGSLTIELIHEPTKPNDGTSANAGGSTDVQVTFAVEVQ
- a CDS encoding TonB-dependent receptor; amino-acid sequence: MKRLIICLVIAISSFSYSQNCNYIFLGEIKDFHDGTPIESATVHIIESDKYLISDFDGKFKIENLCTGTLTLTISHIGCETKTVSYTIENDVFKVISLEHHLEELNEVVVSSHLKTEGTSIEQSLNKADLEKYTDKSLGDALNSVSGVSSLNTGNTIVKPMIHGLHSSRLLIINNNVRMFDQEWGDEHAPNIDINASNKVEVIKGANTLKYGSDAIGGLILIQPKRYVAQDSLFGSTMLSLNSNGRGGNINSELIKTYKSGFYGRIQTSYKQFGDFKAPDYYLTNSGLKNLNASARVGYRTFEKGFDAYYSVVSNEFAILQASHIGNVGDLVAAINSREPRVIEDFSYTIDYPKQNILHHLAKIEAYKRFKNLGKLTVQYDMQINRRKEFDLRRGDLADTPVIDLRLFTNSLQSNLLIDYIENLKLDAGVLVRYQQNDAVSGTGVSPLIPDFDKYDASVYLIGNYDLNDSSEISAGARYDYTRIEAEKRYNLTDWNDTYNYDELFPQFETNDIDNSKILTRPEFTFHNISANLGYSKQFNNDLSLFVNYGLATRVPNPSELFSDGLHHSAARIETGLLTLNKEVANKFAVSFEHNNQDFGFSISPYFKSINDYIQLIPVGITTTIRGAFPVWEYNQINAQIFGVDIDINKKITNRFNYKGNLSLLKGDNLSEDIPLIHMPSTNFTNSISYYNNELNQLSISLTHKTVLQQNKYPDYNFYTFDPVLQEDVYVDISSTPAAYSLLSFNSTVSFKAFKTGSLKLELNIENLFNTNYNEYLNRQRYFSEELGRNINLKIKINY